A genomic stretch from Anoplopoma fimbria isolate UVic2021 breed Golden Eagle Sablefish chromosome 8, Afim_UVic_2022, whole genome shotgun sequence includes:
- the zgc:172121 gene encoding homocysteine S-methyltransferase YbgG — MSSSARLGRFTGGTGPLVLDGGLATELEAQGAKLQGDPLWSSRLLHTDPEAIREAHYRFLLAGADVITTATYQASIPGFTKHLDVSSERARELMASGVQLAKEAVDRFVSEARPTGRRRPLVAASVGPYGAFLLDGSEYSGAYAEQMSVEDLKLWHRPQISVLSAAGADFIALETIPSIKEASALMELLREFPESKAWLSFSCKDGRCISDGSPFTDAVRLANRSTQLVAVGVNCCSPALVEPLLDSAGSLLSPDLSWVVYPNSGEDWDREQGWLTSEKSPLASVTELSPTWRKQGADLIGGCCRIGPAHIAELRLKLRGSCSSSAAAV, encoded by the exons ATGAGCTCCTCTGCTCGTCTGGGCCGCTTCACGGGCGGAACCGGGCCGCTGGTGTTGGATGGAGGTCTGGCAACCGAACTGGAGGCTCAGGGAGCAAAGTTACAG GGAGATCCTCTTTGGAGCTCCAGGCTTTTACACACAGATCCTGAGGCCATCAGAGAAGCTCATTACAG GTTCCTCCTCGCCGGTGCTGATGTCATCACCACGGCAACGTACCAGGCCAGCATCCCAGGATTCACCAAGCACCTGGACGTGAGCTCTGAACGCGCCAGAGAGCTGATGGCGTCTGGAGTCCAACTGGCCAAAGAGGCCGTGGACAGGTTCGTCTCTGAGGCCCGTCCAACAG GGCGGAGACGTCCGTTGGTGGCGGCCTCCGTTGGACCGTACGGCGCTTTCCTTCTCGATGGCTCTGAGTACAGCGGAGCTTATGCAGAGCAGATGAGTGTTGAG gATCTTAAACTCTGGCATCGGCCTCAGATCTCCGTCCTCTCAGCAGCCGGAGCCGACTTCATTGCTTTAGAGACGATCCCGAGCATCAAAGAGGCGTCGGCTCTGATGGAGCTGCTCAGAGAGTTCCCCGAGTCCAAGGCCTGGCTGTCCTTCTCCTGTAAG GATGGGCGCTGTATATCAGACGGCAGCCCGTTCACCGACGCCGTGCGGTTGGCTAACAGATCCACTCAGCTGGTCGCCGTCGGAGTGAACTGCTGCTCGCCGGCGCTGGTGGAGCCGCTGCTGGACTCTGCCGGGTCGCTGCTGAGCCCGGACCTGAGCTGGGTGGTGTACCCCAACAGTGGAGAGGACTGGGACAGAGAGCAGGG GTGGTTAACATCAGAGAAAAGTCCTCTAGCATCAGTCACTGAACTGAGTCCCACATGGAGGAAACAAGGTGCAGATTTAATCG GAGGCTGCTGTCGCATCGGTCCGGCTCACATAGCAGAACTACGACTGAAGTTAAGAGGAAGCTGCTCGTCTTCAGCCGCTGCAGTTTAA